The following coding sequences are from one Delphinus delphis chromosome 19, mDelDel1.2, whole genome shotgun sequence window:
- the TEPSIN gene encoding AP-4 complex accessory subunit tepsin isoform X2, producing the protein MAATVPLRDRLSFLHRLPILLKGTSDDDVPCPGYLFEEIAKITHESLGSSQCLLEYLLSRLQSGSGRVKLKVLKIMLHLCGHGSSSFLLILKRNPAFIQEAAVFTGPPDPLHGNSLYQKVRAAAQDLGAALFSDALSPLPPSQPPRALPPAGMGSQSRPQSSLQGFGYSKERGHTGSAGEAFLSTIQKAAEVVASAMRPGPESPSSQRSLLRGDAYQPAVTPSAGLGPPTPGNPLPTAGPGARAMRHQPGQAGGGWEELDSSPNSQDSSQENDDLGKASDSGSPSGSDSPSGASRAPSDLAERVEAVILSDCQQELSLVRAVTRGPHCFLSREEVQHFVKECGLLNCEAVLELLVRHLGATSERVQMRALGAIASLGCTDLLSQERVLLLARPRLQELSVGSPGPVTNKATKILRHFEASCRQWPPARRPPAEPGPAVARVGPSDLLTDTLPFTGGQGFLQPLSSALFSPKGTAPPSGLQPSPVPPTFLEGCPLPARADAREAKTRLAGSREQGAGSERGPFGTDTAKRGPELDPGPGDSCDSLFAGMELVACPHLVGAGTAAEEPLPACQAPWTSSQRVAAKEPSGSEPSAFAFLNS; encoded by the exons ATGGCGGCCACGGTGCCGCTGCGGGACCGCCTGAGCTTCCTGCACCGG CTCCCGATTCTCCTGAAGGGAACGTCGGATGATGACGTCCCGTGTCCAGGCTACCTGTTTGAGGAGATCGCCA AGATCACCCACGAGTCCCTGGGCAGCAGCCAGTGCCTCCTGGAGTACCTGCTGAGCCGTCTGCAGAGCGGCTCTGGCCGCGTGAAGCTCAAG GTACTGAAGATCATGCTGCACCTGTGCGGTCATGGCTCCTCGTCCTTCCTGCTCATCCTTAAGCGCAACCCCGCCTTCATCCAGGAAGCCGCAG TTTTCACGGGACCCCCGGATCCTCTCCATGGGAACAGCTTGTACCAGAAGGTGCGGGCAGCCGCCCAG GACTTGGGGGCTGCCTTGTTCTCGGACGCCTTGTCACCTCTGCCTCCTTCCCAGCCACCCAGGGCCCTGCCTCCAGCAG GCATGGGCTCCCAGTCCAGGCCCCAGAGCTCCCTACAGGGCTTCGGCTACAGCAAGGAACGGGGCCACACAG GCTCTGCAGGCGAAGCCTTCCTGTCCACCATCCAGAAGGCCGCAGAGGTGGTGGCCAGCGCCATGCGCCCTGGGCCTGAGAGCCCCAGCTCCCAGAGGTCCCTTCTGCGAGGTGACGCCTACCAGCCGGCTGTGACACCTTCAGCCGGCCTCGGCCCTCCAACCCCTGGGAACCCTCTCCCCACAGCCGGCCCAGGTGCCCGAG CCATGAGACACCAGCCTGGGCAGGCCGGAGGCGGCTGGGAGGAGCTGGACAGCAGCCCAAACTCTCAGGATTCTTCCCAGGAAAATGACGACCTGGGCAAGGCCTCGGACTCAGGTAGTCCGTCGGGCAGTGACAGCCCCTCAGGGGCCAGCCGGGCACCCAGCGACCTGGCAGAAAG GGTCGAGGCCGTGATCCTGAGTGACTGCCAGCAGGAGCTGAGCCTGGTCCGGGCCGTGACACGGGGGCCACATTGCTTCCTGAGCCGAGAGGAGGTGCAGCACTTCGTCAAAGA GTGTGGACTCCTCAACTGTGAGGCCGTGCTGGAGCTGCTCGTCCGCCACCTGGGCGCAACCAGCGAGCGTGTGCAGATG AGAGCCCTGGGTGCCATCGCCTCCCTCGGGTGCACCGACCTGCTCTCCCAGGAGCGAGTCCTGCTCCTTGCCCGGCCTCGGCTGCAGGAGCTCAGTGTGGGCAGCCCTGGACCCGTGACCAACAAGGCCACCAAG ATCCTGAGACACTTTGAAGCCTCCTGCCGACAGTGGCCCCCTGCCCGGAGGCCCCCAGCCGAGCCTGGCCCCGCAGTCGCCCGTGTGGGCCCATCAGACCTGCTGACCGACACCCTGCCTTTCACGGGGGGCCAGGGTTTCCTGCAGCCTCTGAGTTCAGCTCTGTTTTCGCCCAAGGGCACCGCTCCCCCATCGGGGCTGCAGCCCAGCCCTGTGCCCCCGActttcctggagggctgcccccTTCCAGCCCGTGCGGATGCCAGGGAGGCCAAGACCAGACTGGCAGGTTCCAGAGAGCAGGGGGCTGGATCCGAGCGGGGCCCGTTCGGCACAGACACTGCAAAGAGAGGGCCAGAGCTTGACCCGGGCCCCGGGGATAGCTGTGACTCCTTGTTCGCTGGCATGGAACTGGTGGCCTGTCCCCACCTGGTGGGGGCCGGGACTGCTGCAGAAGAACCCCTCCCAGCCTGCCAGGCTCCCTGGACGTCGTCACAGAGGGTGGCAGCAAAGGAGCCTTCTGGCTCTGAGCCATCAGCTTTCGCATTCTTAAACTCATGA
- the TEPSIN gene encoding AP-4 complex accessory subunit tepsin isoform X4 produces the protein MAATVPLRDRLSFLHRLPILLKGTSDDDVPCPGYLFEEIAKITHESLGSSQCLLEYLLSRLQSGSGRVKLKVLKIMLHLCGHGSSSFLLILKRNPAFIQEAAVFTGPPDPLHGNSLYQKVRAAAQDLGAALFSDALSPLPPSQPPRALPPAGMGSQSRPQSSLQGFGYSKERGHTAMRHQPGQAGGGWEELDSSPNSQDSSQENDDLGKASDSGSPSGSDSPSGASRAPSDLAERVEAVILSDCQQELSLVRAVTRGPHCFLSREEVQHFVKECGLLNCEAVLELLVRHLGATSERVQMRALGAIASLGCTDLLSQERVLLLARPRLQELSVGSPGPVTNKATKILRHFEASCRQWPPARRPPAEPGPAVARVGPSDLLTDTLPFTGGQGFLQPLSSALFSPKGTAPPSGLQPSPVPPTFLEGCPLPARADAREAKTRLAGSREQGAGSERGPFGTDTAKRGPELDPGPGDSCDSLFAGMELVACPHLVGAGTAAEEPLPACQAPWTSSQRVAAKEPSGSEPSAFAFLNS, from the exons ATGGCGGCCACGGTGCCGCTGCGGGACCGCCTGAGCTTCCTGCACCGG CTCCCGATTCTCCTGAAGGGAACGTCGGATGATGACGTCCCGTGTCCAGGCTACCTGTTTGAGGAGATCGCCA AGATCACCCACGAGTCCCTGGGCAGCAGCCAGTGCCTCCTGGAGTACCTGCTGAGCCGTCTGCAGAGCGGCTCTGGCCGCGTGAAGCTCAAG GTACTGAAGATCATGCTGCACCTGTGCGGTCATGGCTCCTCGTCCTTCCTGCTCATCCTTAAGCGCAACCCCGCCTTCATCCAGGAAGCCGCAG TTTTCACGGGACCCCCGGATCCTCTCCATGGGAACAGCTTGTACCAGAAGGTGCGGGCAGCCGCCCAG GACTTGGGGGCTGCCTTGTTCTCGGACGCCTTGTCACCTCTGCCTCCTTCCCAGCCACCCAGGGCCCTGCCTCCAGCAG GCATGGGCTCCCAGTCCAGGCCCCAGAGCTCCCTACAGGGCTTCGGCTACAGCAAGGAACGGGGCCACACAG CCATGAGACACCAGCCTGGGCAGGCCGGAGGCGGCTGGGAGGAGCTGGACAGCAGCCCAAACTCTCAGGATTCTTCCCAGGAAAATGACGACCTGGGCAAGGCCTCGGACTCAGGTAGTCCGTCGGGCAGTGACAGCCCCTCAGGGGCCAGCCGGGCACCCAGCGACCTGGCAGAAAG GGTCGAGGCCGTGATCCTGAGTGACTGCCAGCAGGAGCTGAGCCTGGTCCGGGCCGTGACACGGGGGCCACATTGCTTCCTGAGCCGAGAGGAGGTGCAGCACTTCGTCAAAGA GTGTGGACTCCTCAACTGTGAGGCCGTGCTGGAGCTGCTCGTCCGCCACCTGGGCGCAACCAGCGAGCGTGTGCAGATG AGAGCCCTGGGTGCCATCGCCTCCCTCGGGTGCACCGACCTGCTCTCCCAGGAGCGAGTCCTGCTCCTTGCCCGGCCTCGGCTGCAGGAGCTCAGTGTGGGCAGCCCTGGACCCGTGACCAACAAGGCCACCAAG ATCCTGAGACACTTTGAAGCCTCCTGCCGACAGTGGCCCCCTGCCCGGAGGCCCCCAGCCGAGCCTGGCCCCGCAGTCGCCCGTGTGGGCCCATCAGACCTGCTGACCGACACCCTGCCTTTCACGGGGGGCCAGGGTTTCCTGCAGCCTCTGAGTTCAGCTCTGTTTTCGCCCAAGGGCACCGCTCCCCCATCGGGGCTGCAGCCCAGCCCTGTGCCCCCGActttcctggagggctgcccccTTCCAGCCCGTGCGGATGCCAGGGAGGCCAAGACCAGACTGGCAGGTTCCAGAGAGCAGGGGGCTGGATCCGAGCGGGGCCCGTTCGGCACAGACACTGCAAAGAGAGGGCCAGAGCTTGACCCGGGCCCCGGGGATAGCTGTGACTCCTTGTTCGCTGGCATGGAACTGGTGGCCTGTCCCCACCTGGTGGGGGCCGGGACTGCTGCAGAAGAACCCCTCCCAGCCTGCCAGGCTCCCTGGACGTCGTCACAGAGGGTGGCAGCAAAGGAGCCTTCTGGCTCTGAGCCATCAGCTTTCGCATTCTTAAACTCATGA
- the TEPSIN gene encoding AP-4 complex accessory subunit tepsin isoform X3, producing the protein MCGDRCPENEGSCGPSQEWVAPLVSGGPLCAWPLTVGRALPPFQLPILLKGTSDDDVPCPGYLFEEIAKITHESLGSSQCLLEYLLSRLQSGSGRVKLKVLKIMLHLCGHGSSSFLLILKRNPAFIQEAAVFTGPPDPLHGNSLYQKVRAAAQDLGAALFSDALSPLPPSQPPRALPPAGMGSQSRPQSSLQGFGYSKERGHTAMRHQPGQAGGGWEELDSSPNSQDSSQENDDLGKASDSGSPSGSDSPSGASRAPSDLAERVEAVILSDCQQELSLVRAVTRGPHCFLSREEVQHFVKECGLLNCEAVLELLVRHLGATSERVQMRALGAIASLGCTDLLSQERVLLLARPRLQELSVGSPGPVTNKATKILRHFEASCRQWPPARRPPAEPGPAVARVGPSDLLTDTLPFTGGQGFLQPLSSALFSPKGTAPPSGLQPSPVPPTFLEGCPLPARADAREAKTRLAGSREQGAGSERGPFGTDTAKRGPELDPGPGDSCDSLFAGMELVACPHLVGAGTAAEEPLPACQAPWTSSQRVAAKEPSGSEPSAFAFLNS; encoded by the exons ATGTGTGGAGACCGGTGCCCCGAGAACGAGGGCTCCTGTGGCCCATCTCAGGAATGGGTGGCCCCTTTGGTGTCCGGGGGCCCCCTGTGTGCATGGCCACTCACTGTgggcagggctctccctccctTTCAGCTCCCGATTCTCCTGAAGGGAACGTCGGATGATGACGTCCCGTGTCCAGGCTACCTGTTTGAGGAGATCGCCA AGATCACCCACGAGTCCCTGGGCAGCAGCCAGTGCCTCCTGGAGTACCTGCTGAGCCGTCTGCAGAGCGGCTCTGGCCGCGTGAAGCTCAAG GTACTGAAGATCATGCTGCACCTGTGCGGTCATGGCTCCTCGTCCTTCCTGCTCATCCTTAAGCGCAACCCCGCCTTCATCCAGGAAGCCGCAG TTTTCACGGGACCCCCGGATCCTCTCCATGGGAACAGCTTGTACCAGAAGGTGCGGGCAGCCGCCCAG GACTTGGGGGCTGCCTTGTTCTCGGACGCCTTGTCACCTCTGCCTCCTTCCCAGCCACCCAGGGCCCTGCCTCCAGCAG GCATGGGCTCCCAGTCCAGGCCCCAGAGCTCCCTACAGGGCTTCGGCTACAGCAAGGAACGGGGCCACACAG CCATGAGACACCAGCCTGGGCAGGCCGGAGGCGGCTGGGAGGAGCTGGACAGCAGCCCAAACTCTCAGGATTCTTCCCAGGAAAATGACGACCTGGGCAAGGCCTCGGACTCAGGTAGTCCGTCGGGCAGTGACAGCCCCTCAGGGGCCAGCCGGGCACCCAGCGACCTGGCAGAAAG GGTCGAGGCCGTGATCCTGAGTGACTGCCAGCAGGAGCTGAGCCTGGTCCGGGCCGTGACACGGGGGCCACATTGCTTCCTGAGCCGAGAGGAGGTGCAGCACTTCGTCAAAGA GTGTGGACTCCTCAACTGTGAGGCCGTGCTGGAGCTGCTCGTCCGCCACCTGGGCGCAACCAGCGAGCGTGTGCAGATG AGAGCCCTGGGTGCCATCGCCTCCCTCGGGTGCACCGACCTGCTCTCCCAGGAGCGAGTCCTGCTCCTTGCCCGGCCTCGGCTGCAGGAGCTCAGTGTGGGCAGCCCTGGACCCGTGACCAACAAGGCCACCAAG ATCCTGAGACACTTTGAAGCCTCCTGCCGACAGTGGCCCCCTGCCCGGAGGCCCCCAGCCGAGCCTGGCCCCGCAGTCGCCCGTGTGGGCCCATCAGACCTGCTGACCGACACCCTGCCTTTCACGGGGGGCCAGGGTTTCCTGCAGCCTCTGAGTTCAGCTCTGTTTTCGCCCAAGGGCACCGCTCCCCCATCGGGGCTGCAGCCCAGCCCTGTGCCCCCGActttcctggagggctgcccccTTCCAGCCCGTGCGGATGCCAGGGAGGCCAAGACCAGACTGGCAGGTTCCAGAGAGCAGGGGGCTGGATCCGAGCGGGGCCCGTTCGGCACAGACACTGCAAAGAGAGGGCCAGAGCTTGACCCGGGCCCCGGGGATAGCTGTGACTCCTTGTTCGCTGGCATGGAACTGGTGGCCTGTCCCCACCTGGTGGGGGCCGGGACTGCTGCAGAAGAACCCCTCCCAGCCTGCCAGGCTCCCTGGACGTCGTCACAGAGGGTGGCAGCAAAGGAGCCTTCTGGCTCTGAGCCATCAGCTTTCGCATTCTTAAACTCATGA
- the TEPSIN gene encoding AP-4 complex accessory subunit tepsin isoform X1, whose product MCGDRCPENEGSCGPSQEWVAPLVSGGPLCAWPLTVGRALPPFQLPILLKGTSDDDVPCPGYLFEEIAKITHESLGSSQCLLEYLLSRLQSGSGRVKLKVLKIMLHLCGHGSSSFLLILKRNPAFIQEAAVFTGPPDPLHGNSLYQKVRAAAQDLGAALFSDALSPLPPSQPPRALPPAGMGSQSRPQSSLQGFGYSKERGHTGSAGEAFLSTIQKAAEVVASAMRPGPESPSSQRSLLRGDAYQPAVTPSAGLGPPTPGNPLPTAGPGARAMRHQPGQAGGGWEELDSSPNSQDSSQENDDLGKASDSGSPSGSDSPSGASRAPSDLAERVEAVILSDCQQELSLVRAVTRGPHCFLSREEVQHFVKECGLLNCEAVLELLVRHLGATSERVQMRALGAIASLGCTDLLSQERVLLLARPRLQELSVGSPGPVTNKATKILRHFEASCRQWPPARRPPAEPGPAVARVGPSDLLTDTLPFTGGQGFLQPLSSALFSPKGTAPPSGLQPSPVPPTFLEGCPLPARADAREAKTRLAGSREQGAGSERGPFGTDTAKRGPELDPGPGDSCDSLFAGMELVACPHLVGAGTAAEEPLPACQAPWTSSQRVAAKEPSGSEPSAFAFLNS is encoded by the exons ATGTGTGGAGACCGGTGCCCCGAGAACGAGGGCTCCTGTGGCCCATCTCAGGAATGGGTGGCCCCTTTGGTGTCCGGGGGCCCCCTGTGTGCATGGCCACTCACTGTgggcagggctctccctccctTTCAGCTCCCGATTCTCCTGAAGGGAACGTCGGATGATGACGTCCCGTGTCCAGGCTACCTGTTTGAGGAGATCGCCA AGATCACCCACGAGTCCCTGGGCAGCAGCCAGTGCCTCCTGGAGTACCTGCTGAGCCGTCTGCAGAGCGGCTCTGGCCGCGTGAAGCTCAAG GTACTGAAGATCATGCTGCACCTGTGCGGTCATGGCTCCTCGTCCTTCCTGCTCATCCTTAAGCGCAACCCCGCCTTCATCCAGGAAGCCGCAG TTTTCACGGGACCCCCGGATCCTCTCCATGGGAACAGCTTGTACCAGAAGGTGCGGGCAGCCGCCCAG GACTTGGGGGCTGCCTTGTTCTCGGACGCCTTGTCACCTCTGCCTCCTTCCCAGCCACCCAGGGCCCTGCCTCCAGCAG GCATGGGCTCCCAGTCCAGGCCCCAGAGCTCCCTACAGGGCTTCGGCTACAGCAAGGAACGGGGCCACACAG GCTCTGCAGGCGAAGCCTTCCTGTCCACCATCCAGAAGGCCGCAGAGGTGGTGGCCAGCGCCATGCGCCCTGGGCCTGAGAGCCCCAGCTCCCAGAGGTCCCTTCTGCGAGGTGACGCCTACCAGCCGGCTGTGACACCTTCAGCCGGCCTCGGCCCTCCAACCCCTGGGAACCCTCTCCCCACAGCCGGCCCAGGTGCCCGAG CCATGAGACACCAGCCTGGGCAGGCCGGAGGCGGCTGGGAGGAGCTGGACAGCAGCCCAAACTCTCAGGATTCTTCCCAGGAAAATGACGACCTGGGCAAGGCCTCGGACTCAGGTAGTCCGTCGGGCAGTGACAGCCCCTCAGGGGCCAGCCGGGCACCCAGCGACCTGGCAGAAAG GGTCGAGGCCGTGATCCTGAGTGACTGCCAGCAGGAGCTGAGCCTGGTCCGGGCCGTGACACGGGGGCCACATTGCTTCCTGAGCCGAGAGGAGGTGCAGCACTTCGTCAAAGA GTGTGGACTCCTCAACTGTGAGGCCGTGCTGGAGCTGCTCGTCCGCCACCTGGGCGCAACCAGCGAGCGTGTGCAGATG AGAGCCCTGGGTGCCATCGCCTCCCTCGGGTGCACCGACCTGCTCTCCCAGGAGCGAGTCCTGCTCCTTGCCCGGCCTCGGCTGCAGGAGCTCAGTGTGGGCAGCCCTGGACCCGTGACCAACAAGGCCACCAAG ATCCTGAGACACTTTGAAGCCTCCTGCCGACAGTGGCCCCCTGCCCGGAGGCCCCCAGCCGAGCCTGGCCCCGCAGTCGCCCGTGTGGGCCCATCAGACCTGCTGACCGACACCCTGCCTTTCACGGGGGGCCAGGGTTTCCTGCAGCCTCTGAGTTCAGCTCTGTTTTCGCCCAAGGGCACCGCTCCCCCATCGGGGCTGCAGCCCAGCCCTGTGCCCCCGActttcctggagggctgcccccTTCCAGCCCGTGCGGATGCCAGGGAGGCCAAGACCAGACTGGCAGGTTCCAGAGAGCAGGGGGCTGGATCCGAGCGGGGCCCGTTCGGCACAGACACTGCAAAGAGAGGGCCAGAGCTTGACCCGGGCCCCGGGGATAGCTGTGACTCCTTGTTCGCTGGCATGGAACTGGTGGCCTGTCCCCACCTGGTGGGGGCCGGGACTGCTGCAGAAGAACCCCTCCCAGCCTGCCAGGCTCCCTGGACGTCGTCACAGAGGGTGGCAGCAAAGGAGCCTTCTGGCTCTGAGCCATCAGCTTTCGCATTCTTAAACTCATGA